One window of Penaeus chinensis breed Huanghai No. 1 chromosome 34, ASM1920278v2, whole genome shotgun sequence genomic DNA carries:
- the LOC125043507 gene encoding histone H4 produces the protein MTGRGKGGKGLGKGGAKRHRKVLRDNIQGITKPAIRRLARRGGVKRISGLIYEETRGVLKVFLENVIRDAVTYTEHAKRKTVTAMDVVYALKRQGRTLYGFGG, from the coding sequence ATGACCGGACGAGGCAAGGGCGGAAAGGGGCTCGGAAAGGGTGGCGCCAAGCGTCATCGCAAGGTGTTGCGTGATAACATCCAGGGTATCACCAAGCCTGCCATCCGTCGTCTTGCTCGCCGTGGAGGTGTCAAGCGTATCTCTGGTCTGATCTACGAAGAAACCCGTGGTGTCCTCAAGGTGTTCCTCGAGAACGTGATCCGTGACGCCGTCACCTACACCGAGCACGCCAAGAGGAAGACCGTCACCGCCATGGACGTCGTCTACGCTCTCAAGCGCCAGGGACGTACCCTGTACGGTTTCGGAGGTTAA